A single genomic interval of Longimicrobiales bacterium harbors:
- a CDS encoding CDP-alcohol phosphatidyltransferase family protein, which produces MAVLLGILAVALFSMPAYSVVARTRTDPNEITDRGGFVLGGFVRSWFYWFIWPVERTSLTLGLSPTAFNIGGVLFGSVAGYCFAIGEVNLGGWFVLLGGVADVLDGRIARARGKANQTGAFLDSTLDRFAEVGAFVGLAVMFRDSAVELAMVVTALGGSLLVSYARARGESLGVVAKVGIMQRAERLLLVGFGGVLDPAVSAWRGWEPGSLLLGLLALVAVGTVGTAIYRTVWIAQRLD; this is translated from the coding sequence ATGGCGGTGCTGCTTGGAATTCTTGCAGTCGCGCTCTTTTCGATGCCCGCCTACTCCGTTGTGGCTCGCACCCGAACCGATCCGAACGAAATCACAGACCGAGGTGGATTCGTATTGGGTGGATTCGTCCGGAGCTGGTTCTACTGGTTTATCTGGCCGGTCGAGCGGACGTCTCTCACGCTCGGATTGTCCCCTACTGCATTCAACATCGGCGGCGTGCTTTTCGGTTCGGTGGCGGGATACTGCTTTGCAATCGGGGAGGTCAATCTGGGGGGTTGGTTTGTACTCCTCGGGGGCGTCGCAGACGTGCTGGATGGCAGGATCGCACGGGCGCGAGGCAAGGCGAACCAGACCGGAGCGTTCCTAGATTCCACTCTGGATCGGTTCGCAGAAGTCGGAGCTTTTGTCGGACTAGCCGTCATGTTCCGCGACTCGGCCGTTGAGCTTGCGATGGTTGTGACGGCCCTCGGGGGGTCACTGCTCGTGAGCTATGCTCGGGCTCGCGGTGAGAGCCTGGGAGTCGTGGCCAAGGTGGGCATCATGCAGCGCGCTGAACGACTTCTTCTCGTGGGCTTCGGCGGCGTACTTGACCCGGCGGTCAGTGCGTGGCGCGGTTGGGAGCCGGGTTCACTCTTGCTGGGCCTGCTGGCCCTCGTCGCGGTCGGCACGGTGGGCACCGCGATCTACCGTACGGTCTGGAT